One genomic segment of Arachis duranensis cultivar V14167 chromosome 4, aradu.V14167.gnm2.J7QH, whole genome shotgun sequence includes these proteins:
- the LOC107482630 gene encoding beta-glucosidase 46: MAMALLPLIVMVIMHCLLSSKGLDQSPLPSNFLFGTSSSAYQYEGAYLSDGKGPNIFDVFLHQSPGTTVDRSNGDIAVDQYHRYLGDIDLMEAMKVNSYRFSISWARVLPKGRFGEINWAGVNYYNKLIDALLVKGIQPFVTLFHFDTPQELEDRYGAWLSPQSREDFQYFAELCFKSFGDRVKYWATFNEPDFLATYGYRLGVGPPGRCSKPFGNCSQGDSEKEPFLVVHNIILSHADAVEIYRTKYQAEQGGKIGIAVHLDWYEPISNSTEDKLATERARSFNSKWILDPIIFGKYPKEMQEILGNILPRFSSNDQEKLKKGVDFIGINHYISFYVKDCMFSICEQGLGITRTEGSYQTSPNGKLASLDMQYINPKGMEKIVTYIKDRYNNIPMFLTENGYGQMSHSNFTKDQYLKDFNRIDYMEGHLDSLLEAIRKGANVKGYFAWSLLDNFEWIQGYTVRYGLYHVDRATLERTPKLSANWYKDFIAKHRTETFFRNYGGRKLVEIN; encoded by the exons ATGGCAATGGCTCTTCTACCTCTGATTGTTATGGTGATCATGCATTGTCTTCTCTCATCAAAGGGGTTGGATCAATCTCCTTTGCCCTCTAATTTCCTCTTTGGGACTTCTTCTTCTGCTTACCAG TATGAAGGTGCTTACTTGAGTGATGGAAAAGGACCAAACATCTTTGATGTcttccttcaccaatcaccag gTACGACTGTTGATAGAAGTAATGGAGATATTGCCGTTGACCAATACCATCGCTACCTG GGGGATATTGATCTAATGGAAGCCATGAAAGTCAATAGCTATAGATTCTCAATTTCATGGGCAAGAGTTCTTCCGA AAGGAAGATTTGGAGAAATAAATTGGGCTGGCGTGAACTACTATAACAAGTTAATAGATGCTTTGCTAGTCAAAG GAATTCAACCTTTTGTAACATTGTTCCACTTTGACACCCCCCAAGAACTAGAGGACAGATATGGTGCTTGGCTAAGTCCCCAATCACG GGAAGACTTTCAGTATTTCGCAGAGCTATGTTTTAAATCATTTGGTGATAGGGTAAAGTACTGGGCAACCTTCAATGAGCCAGATTTCCTTGCAACATACGGTTACCGTCTAGGAGTAGGTCCGCCGGGTCGTTGCTCCAAACCATTTGGAAATTGCAGTCAAGGAGATTCAGAGAAGGAACCTTTTCTGGTAGTACACAATATTATCCTGTCTCATGCAGATGCTGTTGAGATTTATAGAACCAAATACCAG GCAGAGCAAGGTGGTAAAATTGGCATTGCTGTGCATCTTGACTGGTATGAACCCATCAGCAATTCCACAGAAGACAAATTGGCCACAGAAAGAGCAAGATCATTCAACTCGAAATG GATCTTGGACCCAATAATCTTTGGAAAATATCCTAAGGAGATGCAAGAGATTCTAGGAAATATATTACCCAGATTTTCCAGCAACGACCAAGAGAAGCTGAAGAAAGGAGTGGATTTCATTGGCATCAATCATTATATAAGTTTCTATGTTAAGGACTGCATGTTCTCCATATGTGAACAAGGACTTGGAATCACCAGAACCGAGGGATCGTACCAAACAAGTCCAAATGGGAAACTA GCTTCGCTTGATATGCAATATATTAATCCTAAAGGCATGGAGAAAATTGTCACCTACATAAAAGACAGATACAATAACATTCCAATGTTCTTAACTGAAAACG GATATGGCCAAATGAGTCATTCAAATTTCACCAAGGACCAATACCTTAAAGATTTCAACAGAATTGATTACATGGAAGGTCACTTAGATTCCCTACTGGAAGCAATAAG GAAAGGAGCTAATGTTAAGGGATATTTTGCCTGGTCCTTGCTGGACAACTTTGAGTGGATACAAGGGTATACAGTAAGATATGGACTCTACCATGTTGATCGAGCTACGCTGGAGAGAACTCCAAAATTATCAGCAAATTGGTACAAGGACTTCATTGCAAAGCATAGAACGGAAACATTCTTCAGAAATTATGGGGGCAGAAAACTGGTAGAAATCAATTGA
- the LOC107482631 gene encoding RNA pseudouridine synthase 6, chloroplastic — protein MASMLLAGGYRSFAAPAARALGITREVLNKHRNKHAAIWHCRSSYNSNTALAAETETSRIVAGNTTVASSSSSNSFPKYDRLLPCPSQKTTPRIEHLVVSKGGLVLEYICEALDLPPLFVADLIRFGAVYYALVCPQPPPTATEEEIRIFRRVTDPLVLRKRDSVKGKTLREAQKTFRVTNGDQFVEEGTYLRVHVHPKRFPRCYEIDWRSRIIAVEESYVVLDKPAGISVGGTTDNIEESCATFATRALGLTTPLMTTHQIDNCTEGCVVLAKTKEFCSIFHGKIRDKKVRKLYLALTASPLPTGIITHYMRPIRMAPRLISEDFIKGWHRCQLEVIDCRKVPWPTTNIQDKYCVEDCGWPSQDYAYECTINLLTGKTHQIRAQFAACKAPLIGDSMYMAAAIAEMTNPGLNPFGKYNKDFSSECERETAVINWIAQYGKEPSVAIGLQAYQISWDDGEHSYKAGSPWWRCATA, from the exons ATGGCGTCAATGTTGCTCGCCGGCGGCTACCGTAGCTTCGCAGCTCCGGCGGCGCGTGCGCTTGGAATCACGCGCGAAGTTCTTAACAAGCACCGCAACAAACACGCAGCTATCTGGCATTGCCGGAGCTCATATAACAGTAACACGGCACTTGCCGCCGAAACCGAAACCTCGAGAATCGTCGCCGGAAACACAACcgtagcttcttcttcttcttccaacaG CTTCCCGAAGTACGATCGATTGCTTCCGTGTCCGTCGCAGAAAACAACACCGAGAATCGAACACTTAGTGGTATCAAAAGGAGGACTAGTTTTGGAGTACATCTGCGAAGCACTGGATCTTCCTCCTTT GTTTGTTGCAGACCTGATTAGATTTGGAGCTGTGTACTACGCTCTTGTTTGTCCCCAGCCTCCTCCTACTGCCACGGAGGAGGAGATTAGGATATTCAGGAGAGTCACTGACCCTTTGGTCTTGCGGAAGCGAGATTCGGTCAAAGGGAAAACACTGCGTGAGGCGCAGAAGACTTTTCGTGTCACTAACGGGGATCAGTTTGTCGAAGAAGGAACGTATTTGCGAGTGCATGTGCATCCCAAGCGCTTCCCTAG gtGTTATGAGATTGATTGGAGATCGAGGATCATTGCCGTGGAGGAATCGTATGTAGTTTTGGACAAACCTGCTGGTATATCA GTTGGTGGAACTACTGACAACATTGAAGAGAGTTGTGCAACCTTTGCAACGCGTGCCTTGGGATTGACAACCCCTTTGATGACTACCCATCAGATTGACAATTGTACCGAAGGATG TGTGGTATTAGCTAAGACCAAAGAGTTTTGTTCTATCTTTCACGGGAAAATCAGG gacAAAAAGGTGAGGAAGCTTTATCTTGCTCTTACAGCTTCTCCTTTGCCTACTGGTATCATTACCCACTATATGCGCCCTATTCGCATGGCTCCTCGACTTATTTCTGAAG ATTTTATCAAGGGATGGCATCGTTGTCAACTTGAGGTCATAGATTGCAGGAAGGTCCCTTGGCCAACTACTAATATTCAAGACAAATATTGTGTTGAAGACTGTGGGTGGCCTTCTCAAGATTATGCATATGAGTGTACCATTAACCTTCTTACTGGTAAAACTCATCAG ATTCGGGCTCAATTTGCTGCTTGTAAGGCACCACTGATTGGTGATTCTATGTATATGGCAGCTGCAATTGCAGAGATGACTAATCCTGGTCTTAATCCATTTGGTAAATACAATAAAGATTTCAGTAGTGAGTGTGAAAGAGAAACGGCTGTTATAAATTGGATTGCACAGTATGGAAAAGAGCCAAGTGTTGCAATTGGCCTTCAAGCGTATCAAATTTCATGGGACGATGGTGAACACTCTTACAAAGCTGGTTCCCCATGGTGGAGGTGTGCAACTGCTTAA